DNA from Candidatus Eremiobacteraceae bacterium:
TTTCAAGAAGACCGGCGTCACGATGCCGGACAGGAACGCCGGGCCGTGAACGCCGGCGGTCCACAGCAGCGTCTGGAAAAAGACGACCAGGAGCAGGCCGGGCAACGTGTCGCTCGCGCTGACCAGCGGACGGATGACGGTGAGCAGGACATCGCCGAGCGTCACGTGTGCGAGCGCGAGACCGCCGAAGACGATGGCGACCGCGAGCGCGCCCACCGCGTCGGCGGCGATCACGTTAGAGATGTATTTACGAGCGAACCGAAGCGCTTCGCCCGTCGCGAGCGTCGTGACGAGGCCGAGCAAGATGCTCGTCGACGAAATCGCGCCGAGTTCGACCGCGAGGTTGTCGGCGAGCGGCCACTTGAGTCCGGAGGCGAATGCGCCGAGGCTGACGACCCACGCGAGCGGACGATTGAAGCCGAAAGCGCGCGCGAGCCGGTCGGCGAGCAGCGCGCTGAGCACGACGCCCATCGCGCCGAAGCCGACGTGGTAGGCGGCGAAAAAGCGGTTCGAGAGGCTTGTGAACGACGCGCCGAGCGTCGGTTCCGGGGGCGTGAAGAACGCGACGATCGTCACCGCTATCAAGCCGGCGAACGACGGGCCCATCGCGACGCGCACGGCCGCGACGTGCGGCTCTTCGGCGATGCGATGAAGAACGGGGAATAGCCGCGACTCGATCGACGCGATGAATGCCTCGACGCCGGTCCTGCGCTCGCGCGCGCTCGCTGTCGTCGTTAGCTCCGGTCCGCGGCGAGCTGTTTTGCCGCAGCGCGGCGCGACGCGGCCGCGACGAATGAGGCGAAAAGGCGACGGCTCGGTTCGTCGGCGCCGACGAGTTCCTCCGGATGCCATTGCACGCCGACGAAGAACGGGTGCTCGCCGCGGAGCTCGTACGCCTCGACGATCCCATCTCGCGCGTGCGCAACGGGTTCGAGCCCGTGTGCGACCCGGCGCACGGCCTGATGGTGCAGCGAATTGACGCGCATCGCAGACGAGCCGGCGATCTCGGCGAGTTTCGAGCCGACCTTCAGGTCGACTTCGTGTGTCGTCTCGTGCCGGCCGAAATCGGGCGTCTGCTCGTGGCGCAATCGTAGGCCGTTCGCGGCGTCGTATTGATCGGCGATGTCTTCGTAGAGCGTGCCGCCGAGAGCGACGTTGACGACCTGCATGCCGCGGCAGATCGCGAACATCGGCAGTCCGGACCGTTTGGCGATGCGGGCAGCTTCGAGTTCGAGCGCGTCGCGCCGAGGATCGGCGACGTCGACGCTCGGGTGCGGCCTTCCGCCGTACGCCGCCGGATCCACGTCGGTGCCGCCCGGCAGCAGGATCCCGTCGAACGCCAAGAGCGTTTCGGCAAGGCTCGAATGACCGGCGCCGTCGATGAGGATCGGCTCTCCGCCCGCTGCCGTGACCGCGTCGCGGTACTTCTTGCGTGCGCCGGGAGCGGACGCCTCACCCGGGTTGACGGTGACCGCAATCCTCGGTCTCATCGCGCTTGACGTTAGACGCGGGTCTCGGGCTTGCCTCGAAAAATGAAGCGGCCGCGTCTCATGCGCGGCCGGCTCCCGATGGAGATGCTCTCAGCGCCGCTTCAAAGCTTTCGTATGATGGCCGAGACCTTGCCGACGATGTCCACGTTGTCCGTGTAGATCGGTTCCATATACTTGTTCTGCGGCTGCAGGCGGACGCGATTGTCTTCCTTATAGAACGACTTCACCGTCGCTTCGCCGTCGATCATCGCGACGACGATCTCGCCGTTGTTCGCGATCTTCTGCGGGTTGACGAGGATGAGGTCGCCGTCGAGGATGGCGGCGTCGACCATCGACTCGCCCTTGACGCGGAGCATGAACGACCCGGAGTTTCGGACGAGGCTGGCAGGCAGCGCGAATTCTTCTTCGATATTCTCGGCGGCCGTGATCGGCACGCCGGCGGCGACGCGGCCGATGATCGGCACGGTGATGACGTCGCGGGCGACGGAATCGGACTCGGATGTGAGGGCGCGGGGCTTGGTCGGATCGCGCTTGATGAGCCCCTTCTTCTCGAGCGTACGCAGATGGCACTGGACGGTCGAGCTCGACGACAGTCCGACGCGTTCGCCGATCTCGCGGACTGACGGCGGATAGCCGTGCTCGCGCGTGAAGTCTTTGATGACGTCGAGTATGGCTTGCTGCCTTGGCGTCGTCTTGCGATCCACGGGAGTCTACCGCCCTTTCATCTTAACGCCGCTGCGGGACAAAAGAGCCGCCCTCAAGGGCGACCCTGGAGCGGGCTAGCGTAAACGCAGCCCGACACGCCGAGTAATTGGGATTCTACCACATCGACGTCCCGGATGCAAACATCTGTTCGACAATCTCTTGACAGCCCAGGTGGGCGGCGATAAGATTAGGGCGACAAACATATGTTCGAAACACGCCACTCACAGAGGAATGGACCCATGTTCCGGTACCGCCGCACCCAGCGGGTCTCGCTGATTCCCTTTATCCAGGCCCTCTCCCTCGTGCTGGTGTTCGCCCTGCCGACCATCTGGGGGGCCCGTATTTACGCATCCAGCCCGACGCATTATGACAAGGTCGTCGTGCAGCCCGGAGACACCGTTTGGAGTCTCGTCGCTCGGCGCGCGAAGGCCGGGTCGGACGTCGCCGAAGCCGCCTACGACGTCTCGTCGATCAATCACCTCGCGGCCGGCAAACAACTCCATCCGGGCGAGGTCCTGCTAATACCGCGCTGATCCAGCGCTAATCAAGACGATCAGGGGTCGCACGAGCGGCCCCTTTTTTCTTGTCCGACGTCTGTCGTTTCCGGCGTACCTCGCCTTGCTGGTCCGACGGCGGCTATGGTATCCTTGTCGGGTGCCTGCTACGGCGGCCGGCGGCCCGGTAAGTCAAGGGGCTGCTGCCGCACGCGAATACCGGAAGGAGCACACACGTCCGTGGCACTCAAAAAAGATCAGAAGTCGTCGGTGATCGGCCGCTTCGGCCGCAAAGAAAACGACACCGGATCGGCGGAAGTCCAAGTCGCTCTGCTCACCGAGTCGATCAACGAGTTGACCGAGCACCTCAAGGTGCACAAGAAAGACCATGCGAGCCGTCGCGGTCTTCTCATGAAGGTAGGCAAGCGCCGCAGTCTGCTGAGATATCTCGAAAAAGCGGACCTCGAGCGTTATCGCGCGATCGTCAGTAAGCTCGGCCTGCGTCACTAAGCGCGCGCTGTCCCTAGGGATAGGCCGGCCTAGCTCAGAAACAAGAACCCGCATCATCAAAATCAGCAAAAGAAAAGCGTAGGAGGAACCCCTTTTTGCCAGAGTCCGTCAGCATGGAGCTGGGCGGGCGCACTCTCACCATGGAAACCGGTGAGCTCGCGCGCCAAGCCAGCGGCTCCGTCTTTATCCGTTATGGCGATACGTGCGTCTTGTGCGCCGCGACCGCCAGTGCAGGCCCCCGCGAGGGCGCAGATTTCTTCCCCCTCACCGTGGACTACGAAGAGCGCATGTACGCCGCCGGAAAGATCCCGGGCGGTTTCATCAAGCGTGAAGGCAGGCCGTCCGAAAAGGCGACGCTCACCGCTCGCCTCATCGACCGTCCGATCAGACCGCTTTTCGCCGACGGTTTCCGTAACGACATCCACATCGTCTGCACGATCCTCTCGATCGATCCCGAGATCGACCCCGATGTCGTCGCATTGACCGGCGCGGGCGCCGCGCTCGCGCTCTCGGACATCCCGTTCGAATATCCGGTCGCGGGCGTCCGCGTCGGTCTCATCGACGGGCGCTACGTCATCAATCCGACGCGGACCGAACTCGAGTCGAGCACGCTCGACATGATCATCGCCGGCACATCCGACGCGGTGATGATGGTCGAAGGCGGCTGCAAGGAGATCTCCGAGGACCAATTCCTCGGCGGTGTCGAGGCAGGTCACGCGGCCATCAAAGACATCCTCGAGCAGACGCGCAGTCTGGTCGCCCGCGCCGGCAAGAAGAAGCGGACGTTCCCGCTCTTCAACCCGTCGGCCTCGATGCGTCAGTTCGTCGACGAGGTCTTCGGGCACGACATCGCGCGCGCCATGCGGATCACGTCGAAGACCGAACGCAATCGCGCCTTCGAAACGATCTCGCGCGAGGAGGCTCGCAGCCGCATCGCCGGTCATCCGCTCGAGGCGGAGCTTCGGCCGCTGCTCGACGACGGACGCAATCACGACTTCGACAAGTGCGTGAAGGCACGCGAAGAGGAAGAGCTGCGGGTCATGGTCGTCGACGAAGGGCTGCGCCCCGACGGCCGCAAGCTCGATGAGATCCGCCCGATTTCGTGCCGGACGAGCGTCGTCCCGCGCACGCACGGCTCGGCGCTCTTCACGCGCGGCGAGACGCAAATCTTCACGGCGGCGACGCTAGGCTCGATCTCCGACGAGCAGCGCGTCGATGGACTCTTGCCGCAATACTTCAAGCGCTACATGCACTACTACAACTTCCCGCCGTACTCGGTCGGCGAGACCCGTCCGATGCGCGGCCCCGGCCGGCGCGAGATCGGTCACGGCTGGCTTGCCGAGCGTGCGCTCGTGCCGATGCTGCCGCCTCAAGACGAGTTCCCGTACACGCTGCGGCTCGTCTCCGAGACCTTCGAGAGCAACGGGTCGTCGTCGATGGGCTCCGTCTGCGCGAGCACGATGGCGCTCATGGACGCTGGTGTGCCGCTGCGCAAGCACGTCGGCGGCGTCGCGATGGGCCTCGTCCTCAAAGACGGCGCGTACTCGGTGCTCACCGACATCCAAGGCCTCGAAGACGCTCTCGGCGAGATGGACTTCAAGGTCGCGGGAACTGTCGACGGCATCACGGCCGTCCAGATGGATATCAAAGTCCGCGGCATCACGATCGAGATCATGCGGCGCGCGATGGCTCAGGCCCGTGAAGGCCGCATGTTCATCATCGGCAAGCTCAAGGAGACGATCCCGAGTCCGCGGCGCTCGCTCTCGCACTTCGCGCCTCGGATGTTCGTGCTCGAGATCCATCCCGACAAGATCAAAGACATCATCGGGCCAGGCGGCAAGGTGATCAACAAGATCGTCGCCGATACCGGCGCGAAGATCGACATCGAGAACGACGGCCGCGTCTTCATCGCATCGCCGGACGCCGAAGCGGGCGAGAAGGCGAAGCGGATGGTCGAGGATATCGCACGCGATGTCGAGGTCGGCGAGATCTACACGGGCGTCGTCAAGCGGATCATCACGATCGGCGCGTTCGTCCAGATCCTGCCTGGCAAAGAAGGTCTCGTCCACATCTCGCAGCTCGCCAACCATCGCGTCAACCGCGTGGAGGACGAGGTACAGGTCGGCGATGAGATCCAGGTGCGCGTCGCCGAGATCGACCATCAAGGCCGCATCAACCTGACGCGCAAGGGTCTGCTGGAAACCGCCAACAACTAGCGCCACCCATCGCTCTGTAGCGGTCGAGCTTTAGCTCGACCGTTCTTTTTTCTGGGAGCAGTCGAGATCTATCTCGACCGTTCTTTTTTCTGGGAGCGGTCGAGATTTATCTCGACCGCCGCGGTCTTACACGAGAAGAGAATGGAGCGGTCGACCTTCACGGTCGACCGCCGCGGCCTTTCCAGCGCGGAATTATCGCACCCGGTGTGAAAGCAACGAGTTGATGAGGCGCGTAACGTTTTTCGCGATCGCCGCGATCGCTATCATGTGCGGTTCCTGCTCGAAGCTCGTGCGTTCGAGGCCGCCGGCGTGTTGCGCTGCGCCCGGCTACTCGCGCACGCAGGTCGAAGCCGTACTCGGAAAGCCGTCGCCGCCGGAGCCGTCGTCGAAATTCCACCCGTATCCATCACCGCCGCCCGACGCGCCGATCTACACGACGGAGCACGGCTACCTCACCGTTCACTATGCCGGCGTCAACGGTCTGGCGACGCGCTTCTCGATGGATTTCTACGAGGGCAAAGCGCCCGACGACGCTTTCTCGATCACGTCGGCGTATCTACCGGACGATGCCGTCGACCTGAAGGCCGACGTCGTCGGAAAGACCGCGAACATACACGTCTATCGAAGCGCGAAGCTCGCGAAGGCTCTGCCAGCGAGTCATGGTATGTTGTACGTCGAGTGCAAAGGGCCACAGCCCGCGATGTTGTGTTATACCACCGACGTCATGTTAGGCGCGCCGTAACGCAGCGGTCGCGCCGGTCGAGATAAATCTCGACCGCTCCCAGATCCATTGGCTAAACCGCGCCGGTCGAGATGAATCTCGACAGCTCCCAGATCCATTGGCTAAACCGCGGCGGTCGAGATGAATCTCGACCGCTCCCTATTTGTGCCGCGCGAGGTCGATTTAAAGTAGGCCGGCGGCCCGCTCGAGGGTCACGAGCGCGGATTGAACGGCTGCTTGTGCTGTGACGTACTGCGTCTTCGCCTGCGTGTCGGCGAGCAGCGCGTCGGATAGCTCCAGCGACGTTCCGACACCGGCTTGGAAACGGATGCGCGTGACGCGCAGATCTTCTGCCGCCGACGACTGCGCCGAGCGCGCAGCCGCGAGCTGCGCCTGCGACGCGACGTAGTTGAGATACGCTTGTCGCGCCTCGAGATCGACGCCGTTCTGCAACTGCTTCAGATTGATCTGGGCTTTATCGACTTCTGCCTGGGCCTGGGCCACTTCGCCGTGCGTCATACCGCCGTCGAACAGCTTCCACGTTACGCTCAATGTCTCGGAAAGTTGCGGCTGCTTGATGTTCTCGAAGTTAGGCGTCAGGCCGGCGTTTTGGATCTGGAGCGCAAGGGTCGGAAGCGTGCCGGCGCGCGCGGCCTTGACGGCATCCGCCGCGATCGTCACGGCGTCGGCCGACGACGCGAGCTCCGGCCGCTTCGATCGAGCGTCCGCGAGGATCTGACCGAGGGTGAATGACGGCACCGCGGTGTTGAGATTCTCCGTCGGCTGGATATCACTGCCGAGATCGATGTTGAGCGTGTTCGCAAGGTCCGCGTTCGCGAGCGCCGCTTCGTTGTCGGCCTGAACGGATTGCACTTGCGTGTTGGCGAGCGTCACTTGCTCGCGCAGGACGTCCGCTCGCGCCGCCGTGCCCGCGTTTAACTGCTGTTCGGCGAGCTTCTCATCATCGCGCGCGACGAGCACCGCTTGATCCGCGATCGAGGCTCGATGCTGCGCCGCCAGCAGCGCGAAATACTTGGTGGTCGTCTCGTTGATGACGTCGGCACGCGTCGCAGCGACGCCGTTTTGCGCCGAGGCGAACCCCGCCGCAGCCTCGCCGATCTCGGCTTCGACCGCGCCGCCGCTATAGATCGCCCATTGGATCGTCTCGGAGATACTATTGTAGTTCGTCGCCGAGATCGGAAACTTCACCGGCCCCTTCGGCGACGGGAACACGAAGGCGCCCGCGCTCTCAGTATGCTGGCGTGCAGCGGAAGCGGTGAGGGAGGGTACCTTGCCTGCGCTCGCCGTGACGACGCGCGCAGCCGCTGCCTTCTGATCGGCGAGCGCCGCTTGATAGGTCAGATTGTTGGCCGCAGCAAGCGCCAGCGCATCGGCGAGCGTCATGCGGACGAGCGGTCCGTTCGATCCGGCGGTCGCCGACGACGTCGGCATCGACGCCGGCGTCGGTGATGCCGTCGGCGAGGCTTGCGGCGAGGGCGCCGCATGTCCGGCGGCGATGGCAGGCTTGGGATGAGCGGCGAAGGTCAAGCCGCTCGCGATGAGCGCAACGGCCAAGGCAACGCGCATGTCGGGCGATCCCCCCAAAAGTTGTGTCGAAAGGGTCAGGCGGCGGCTCGCGCCGGCGGTCCGAGTTTGAACACTCTGGCCAACGCGGTGACCTCGAGGACCCGTCGTATCCGCGGACTCGCGGTCTCGACCTTGATGTCGCCCCCGCGCTCGCGCACGCGCCGAAGCGCGACGATCAGCGATGCGAGGCCCGACGAGTCGAGGAATCCGACGCGATCGAGGTCGAGCGTCACGTCCAGACGCCCCGACGCGATGTGCGTTTCAAGGGCGCGGCGCACCACCCTCGCCCCGTCCGCATCGAGATCTCCGGTCAGTGCGAGATGGAGAGCTCGGGGATCCGAGGCTGTTTGCGAATCTATTCTCAAGGCCATTGCCCTTACTGGGCCTCCGAAAAACCATTTACGTTGGCGGTTGAATGTATACCAGCGAATTGTTAAGCGGTTGACTTTCTCCTTCTATATTCATAAATTGTCCCGCAAAGCAAAAGACCACCGGCGCTTCTCGCACCGGCGGCCTCGAGATCGCCCGTAGGCGAATTCTTAGAGCTTGGCGTTTATGACCGCGTCGACGCCGACGCCGTACACCCGCTTGAACCCCTTGAGCGGGTTGAGGCTGTCGATCGGGATGAGGACGCTGCCCCGCCAGACGTTGTTGTTCCACTCGAACGCGAGCGAGCCCACGGCCTGCACGCGGTCGACCGCGTATGCCGGACCGCTCACCTGCGCGGCTCCGACGTACGTGCCCGTGCCCGTCTGCAGGATCGGCACGACCTTCGTCTTGCCCTCGTTCGCGATATGGTTCGTCAGAAGCAGGTTGTCGAGGAAGCTGTTCAGCGGTCCGGCGATGAGCTTCACGCCGTAGATGCCTGCCGCGCCCGTCAACACCTTGTTGACGAACGAGTCAGCGTTCGCAACCGTTAGCGGCGCCACCGCCATGGTGGCGGTCATCATCAAAGCGGCGATGGTCGTCTTCAGTTTCACGTGGATGCCGTCTCCTTTACGCGGGCTGAGCAGCGGAGCGCCGCCCGGCGTTCGCTATATCATGCCCGTTCTTTCGTCATCCTAGACAACGTTTCACGCATCCTTCGAGTTCCGCGCACGGACGCGCCGGGACATGTTTCGCGAGGCTTTCAATCCGCCCGAT
Protein-coding regions in this window:
- a CDS encoding gamma-glutamyl-gamma-aminobutyrate hydrolase family protein; this encodes MRPRIAVTVNPGEASAPGARKKYRDAVTAAGGEPILIDGAGHSSLAETLLAFDGILLPGGTDVDPAAYGGRPHPSVDVADPRRDALELEAARIAKRSGLPMFAICRGMQVVNVALGGTLYEDIADQYDAANGLRLRHEQTPDFGRHETTHEVDLKVGSKLAEIAGSSAMRVNSLHHQAVRRVAHGLEPVAHARDGIVEAYELRGEHPFFVGVQWHPEELVGADEPSRRLFASFVAAASRRAAAKQLAADRS
- a CDS encoding TolC family protein, whose translation is MRVALAVALIASGLTFAAHPKPAIAAGHAAPSPQASPTASPTPASMPTSSATAGSNGPLVRMTLADALALAAANNLTYQAALADQKAAAARVVTASAGKVPSLTASAARQHTESAGAFVFPSPKGPVKFPISATNYNSISETIQWAIYSGGAVEAEIGEAAAGFASAQNGVAATRADVINETTTKYFALLAAQHRASIADQAVLVARDDEKLAEQQLNAGTAARADVLREQVTLANTQVQSVQADNEAALANADLANTLNIDLGSDIQPTENLNTAVPSFTLGQILADARSKRPELASSADAVTIAADAVKAARAGTLPTLALQIQNAGLTPNFENIKQPQLSETLSVTWKLFDGGMTHGEVAQAQAEVDKAQINLKQLQNGVDLEARQAYLNYVASQAQLAAARSAQSSAAEDLRVTRIRFQAGVGTSLELSDALLADTQAKTQYVTAQAAVQSALVTLERAAGLL
- a CDS encoding PTS transporter subunit EIIC, which gives rise to MRVAMGPSFAGLIAVTIVAFFTPPEPTLGASFTSLSNRFFAAYHVGFGAMGVVLSALLADRLARAFGFNRPLAWVVSLGAFASGLKWPLADNLAVELGAISSTSILLGLVTTLATGEALRFARKYISNVIAADAVGALAVAIVFGGLALAHVTLGDVLLTVIRPLVSASDTLPGLLLVVFFQTLLWTAGVHGPAFLSGIVTPVFLKALDENSQAVAAHQAPPHIVTIMLSIFYFPGGSGATLPLTLVMLRSRVARLRKLAIASILPTVWNVNETIIFGVPLVMNPSLTIPFLLVPLVLATVTYLATWLNLIGHTIVYLPPVFPSFVTAWLTTAGDWRAIVLVFINIAIGAIIYAPFFRAYEKAVVAEPSEQNRLLREAEAIRDQERDQEMHPERSTQ
- the lexA gene encoding transcriptional repressor LexA; translation: MDRKTTPRQQAILDVIKDFTREHGYPPSVREIGERVGLSSSSTVQCHLRTLEKKGLIKRDPTKPRALTSESDSVARDVITVPIIGRVAAGVPITAAENIEEEFALPASLVRNSGSFMLRVKGESMVDAAILDGDLILVNPQKIANNGEIVVAMIDGEATVKSFYKEDNRVRLQPQNKYMEPIYTDNVDIVGKVSAIIRKL
- a CDS encoding polyribonucleotide nucleotidyltransferase; amino-acid sequence: MELGGRTLTMETGELARQASGSVFIRYGDTCVLCAATASAGPREGADFFPLTVDYEERMYAAGKIPGGFIKREGRPSEKATLTARLIDRPIRPLFADGFRNDIHIVCTILSIDPEIDPDVVALTGAGAALALSDIPFEYPVAGVRVGLIDGRYVINPTRTELESSTLDMIIAGTSDAVMMVEGGCKEISEDQFLGGVEAGHAAIKDILEQTRSLVARAGKKKRTFPLFNPSASMRQFVDEVFGHDIARAMRITSKTERNRAFETISREEARSRIAGHPLEAELRPLLDDGRNHDFDKCVKAREEEELRVMVVDEGLRPDGRKLDEIRPISCRTSVVPRTHGSALFTRGETQIFTAATLGSISDEQRVDGLLPQYFKRYMHYYNFPPYSVGETRPMRGPGRREIGHGWLAERALVPMLPPQDEFPYTLRLVSETFESNGSSSMGSVCASTMALMDAGVPLRKHVGGVAMGLVLKDGAYSVLTDIQGLEDALGEMDFKVAGTVDGITAVQMDIKVRGITIEIMRRAMAQAREGRMFIIGKLKETIPSPRRSLSHFAPRMFVLEIHPDKIKDIIGPGGKVINKIVADTGAKIDIENDGRVFIASPDAEAGEKAKRMVEDIARDVEVGEIYTGVVKRIITIGAFVQILPGKEGLVHISQLANHRVNRVEDEVQVGDEIQVRVAEIDHQGRINLTRKGLLETANN
- a CDS encoding STAS domain-containing protein yields the protein MRIDSQTASDPRALHLALTGDLDADGARVVRRALETHIASGRLDVTLDLDRVGFLDSSGLASLIVALRRVRERGGDIKVETASPRIRRVLEVTALARVFKLGPPARAAA
- the rpsO gene encoding 30S ribosomal protein S15 encodes the protein MALKKDQKSSVIGRFGRKENDTGSAEVQVALLTESINELTEHLKVHKKDHASRRGLLMKVGKRRSLLRYLEKADLERYRAIVSKLGLRH
- a CDS encoding LysM peptidoglycan-binding domain-containing protein, which codes for MFRYRRTQRVSLIPFIQALSLVLVFALPTIWGARIYASSPTHYDKVVVQPGDTVWSLVARRAKAGSDVAEAAYDVSSINHLAAGKQLHPGEVLLIPR